The Octopus bimaculoides isolate UCB-OBI-ISO-001 unplaced genomic scaffold, ASM119413v2 Scaffold_370699, whole genome shotgun sequence DNA window cacacactcatacacacacacacacgcacacacacacacacacggcaagcttcttccagtttctatctaccaaatccactcacaaggctttggacggtcTTAGGCCAaaatagaagatgcttgcccaaggtgccatgcagtaggacctaacccaggaccatgtggttgggaagcaagcttcttactatacagccatgcctgtgcctatattgtCAGCATTTTTGATGACACAGGTGTGCtagtagtagaaataattatgttgaacattttaaggcagtgagctggcaaaaccattagcatgttggacaacatgcttagcagcatttctttagactctttacattctgagttcgaatcttgccgaggttaactttacctttctttttttggcagttgataaaataagtaccatttgagccctGGAATCAGTGTAATTTGTCTTACTTTTCCGATTTCCCAATTTTCAgacattgtgcctataatagaaagaattaatattttttctcccaATTATTTTTTCCAGTGAGGATGAGGCAAAATTAGCTGCAAGGCGCTTTGCTCGCAGACTACAGAGGTTGGGTTTCAATGTACGTTTTATCAATTTCCGGATTGTCAATGTTTTGGGGACCTGTTCATTACCATTCGGCATCAAGATTAACCTTTTCTCCAAACAATATCCACAGCAGGCCAGGTAAGTGCTagaggctacacacacacacacacacacacacacacacacacacacgtatacatatatatagttgaaagttacagaaaacaaaagacgaagacaggtgtataaacaacgagcaggtgtattagtttgacgcttgggaaggtgagaaagtcttatatgtttcaagcctatgctcttcaacagaaaggaacatgaggaaataaacagagaataaaaagaaaatatatgtgtgtatgtgtacacacacacacacacccgtagactggaacttggtgcagtttCTCAGTGTGCCTGTTTTggtctaacccataccagtatggaaaacaaatgttaaatgatgatgatgaNNNNNNNNNNNNNNNNNNNNNNNNNNNNNNNNNNNNNNNNNNNNNNNNNNNNNNNNNNNNNNNNNNNNNNNNNNNNNNNNNNNNNNNNNNNNNNNNNNNNCCATCACCGCAAAGCCTAACCCCTAGTTCAAACTTTGATCTCTTACCTAATTATTCGCTCTAAAAACCGTTCACAAAGCCCCAAGCTAACCCTAATATAGTCTAAAGTCTGAACCCCAATCCTAATAACAAACCctcaacaaaataagaaaaaccaCTTACCTTTGGCAATTTGCCCCCTATAATACAAGACATGATATGCAAACAATGAGCAAAATATCAAACAACAACATTTGAaagtcaagttttttttttatgtgtcgaATCATGAAATACACTTGTTTACTAAATACAGTTGTCCTTATATTCACACAGTACATTGCATCCACAAATCATCAAGCTAATCATTATCATGCGAAATGAagttgatgtttttatttataacagaaacaaattaattattgcaatgaaaataagaaatacaattaacatgtatatgtatcatcatcatcatttaacattcgttttccaggctgtcatgggttggactatttcaCATGATCTGAGACAAACTACTACACTTAGCTCTAATGTGTGTTTTGACATGGTTCTCTATGTCTGAGTAACAGTTTCGGTAACACTGCCTTGAAATTTACTTGGTAATTTTACTAGTGTCAGAGTAGATTGCTAGTAGTGAGAGAGGTGGCTTCATCCTCAGCTgtagtatgatagagggacaggtaGAGGTGTGTTGCTACAGAGAAAGTACATGACTACcccgcatatatgtatatagatagacatcgATCTCTTGTAATATTGGACtctattttcaattttgaaaatcgAGCACTTTCTCATTGACACTATGTTAACATATGAATGATGTGTGCTTTAAAAATACAGTGATTGCACCGGCACTAATTTCTTCAgatgatgaaagtcacagagggGATCATAGGCCAACtgattaggaagagagttaatcgagatgagatgcaatttggttttgtatCAGGAANNNNNNNNNNNNNNNNNNNNNNNNNNNNNNNNNNNNNNNNNNNNNNNNNNNNNNNNNNNNNNNNNNNNNNNNNNNNNNNNNNNNNNNNNNNNNNNNNNNNNNNNNNNNNNNNNNNNNNNNNNNNNNNNNNNNNNNNNNNNNNNNNNNNNNNNNNNNNNNNNNNNNNNNNNNNNNNNNNNNNN harbors:
- the LOC106882815 gene encoding TATA box-binding protein-like 1, which translates into the protein MLNMKLRRPNTTASIWSSGKVTCTGATSEDEAKLAARRFARRLQRLGFNVRFINFRIVNVLGTCSLPFGIKINLFSKQYPQQAR